A window of Apodemus sylvaticus chromosome 9, mApoSyl1.1, whole genome shotgun sequence contains these coding sequences:
- the Osgepl1 gene encoding tRNA N6-adenosine threonylcarbamoyltransferase, mitochondrial, which translates to MLMISKTAGAIPKPPKSKVYGFLRRFNVHPRTLFCHKLVLGIETSCDDTAAAVVDETGNVLGEALHSQTEVHLKTGGIVPPVAQQLHRENIQRIVEETLSASRISPSDLSAIATTIKPGLALSLGVGLSFSLQLVKQFKKPFIPVHHMEAHALTVRLTNKVEFPFLVLLISGGHCLLALVQGVSDFLLLGKSLDIAPGDMLDKVARRLSLIRHPECSTMSGGKAIEHLAKEGNRFLFNINPPMQNAKNCDFSFTGLQHIIDKLITHKEKEEGIEKGQILSSAADIAAAVQHATACHLAKRTHRAILFCKQKNLLSPANAVLVVSGGVASNLYIRKALEIVANAAQCTLLCPPPRLCTDNGIMIAWNGIERLRAGLGVLHDVEDIRYEPKCPLGVDISREVAEAAIKVPRLKMAL; encoded by the exons ATGCTAATGATAAGTAAGACAGCAGGAGCTATTCCCAAACCACCAAAGAGTAAAGTTTATGGATTTTTAAGAAGATTTAATGTTCATCCCAGAACACTCTTCTGTCATAAActggtcctgggaattgaaaccAGCTGTGATGACACAGCAGCCGCTGTGGTGGATGAAACTGGGAATGTGCTGGGGGAAGCACTGCACTCCCAAACTGAAGTCCATCTGAA AACAGGTGGGATTGTTCCTCCAGTAGCTCAACAACTTCACAGAGAAAATATTCAACGCATAGTAGAAGAAACTCTTTCTGCCAGTAGAatctccccaagcgacctctcAGCCATTGCAACTACCATCAAACCAGGACTGGCTCTAAGCTTGGGAGTCGGCTTATCCTTTAGCCTGCAGCTAGTGAAGCAGTTTAAAAAGCCGTTCATCCCAGTTCATCACATGGAGGCTCACGCACTGACTGTGAGGCTGACCAACAAAGTAGAATTTCCTTTCTTAGTTCTTTTGATTTCTGGAGGTCACTGCCTGTTGGCATTAGTCCAAGGTGTTTCAGATTTTCTGCTCCTTGGGAAGTCTTTGGACATAGCCCCAGGCGACATGCTTGACAAG gtggcAAGAAGACTTTCTTTAATCAGACATCCAGAATGTTCTACAATGAGTGGCGGGAAAGCTATAGAACATTTAGCCAAAGAAGGAAATAGATTCCTTTTTAATATCAATCCGCCCATGCAGAATGCTAAgaattgtgatttttcttttacgGGACTTCAACATATTATCGACAAGCTAATAACGcacaaggaaaaagaagaaggcaTTGAGAAGGGGCAGATCCTGTCATCAGCCGCAGACATTGCTGCTGCGGTACAGCATGCAACAGCATGCCACCTtgcgaaaagaacacatcgtgcTATTCTGTTTTGCAAGCAGAAAAATTTGTTATCTCCAGCTAACGCAGTATTA GTTGTATCTGGAGGTGTTGCAAGTAACTTGTACATCCGAAAAGCATTGGAAATTGTAGCAAATGCAGCACAGTGCACTTTGTTGTGTCCCCCTCCAAGACTGTGCACTGACAATGGCATCATGATTGCATG GAATGGAATTGAAAGATTACGTGCTGGCTTGGGCGTTTTACATGATGTAGAAGACATCCGATACGAACCAAA ATGTCCTCTTGGAGTAGACATATCCAGAGAAGTTGCAGAAGCTGCTATCAAAGTACCGCGATTAAAAATGGCACTGTGA